The segment AAACGTTCCAATCTATGTAACTTTCGGTGAGCCACTTCACTTTGAAAAAGGTAGCGATGTCGAAGCTGGTGAAAAAATCCTTCGGGAAAAGTTGATCGCTTTACTGCATGAAGTCCAGGAAAGTTACCCAGATAGCCATATCGGCCAACGCTGGGCGCCGCTGCGTCTTGGTGGTACGGCACCTGCTCCCCTAAACTAACGATCATGTTTAAGAAGAAGGCGAAAGAGCCAAAAGTTAAAAAGGTCCGTTTCAAAACTTTCCGCGATGCTTACTCCGTTACCAAGAGCGTTAAACCTTGGATCGGTGCTGGAATATTCGGTGTCTTTGCAATCACTTGGTCTATCGGTATCTCAACAGGGTTAGTTGTTGGTCATCCGATCTACCTTGGCTTTGTATCGCTGCCCGTCGCGGCTCTTGCGGCAATGTTCTTCTTCACGCGCATTGCAGCTTCTGCCGCATACGTTTCGATTGAGGGACAGATCGGTGCCGGAGCAAGCGTTTTGATGGCGATTCGTAAAGGTTGGGTTACCACGCCAGCCGTTGCAGTTACTAAGAATCAAGATATGGTCCATCGCAGTATTGGACGTGCCGGAATTGTTATTACTGGTGAAGGCACCCAAGCGGTGCGGATGATGTTGCAAGATGAGCGAAAGAGATCTGAGCGATTTGCGCCAGGCGTTCCTGTTACTGAAGTTTATGTCGGTGATGGCCCTGGACAAGTTCCACTTCGTAAATTACAGAAGCACCTGACAAAGTTGCCTAAGAAATTATCTGCTCACCAGATGCGTGAAGTTCGTGCGCGCTTTAAGGCCGTCGGCGGAATGTCGATACCAATTCCAAAGGGGCCAATGCCAAAGGGCGTTCGTATTCCTAAAAGGTAGGTTTTCTTAAATCTAGAAGTTTTGTACCACTAAATCTTTCATGTAGCCCACGACCATTTTCGTCGTAGGTAATTGCGGTAACTACTAAGCAGAGAAGTATGGTGCGAATAAAAGATTGTCGCAGTGTCGGATTGGTACCGCTCTGAAAATTGACCACCTTGACCCGAATCGCGCGATGGCCGGCGGTCGCTCCCCCGAGGGCGGTAAGTAAAAAGGTTTCGATGAAAAAGACGGCCAGAGTCCACGTTGTGTCACCAATGAGCCCGAAGGCGATTGCGTAACACATCAGCCAATCGATGGTCAGGCCTAATAAGCGGCGGCCGAGGCTGATCTGATGTTTCATGGCGTGAGCCTACCGAGTGGGTTCTAGTTTTCAGCAAGGTTTTACACCTGAAGGAAGCGTCAGCGGCTGAAGGTTTTACATGGCTGTAACACGCCAGTTATGTCAAAAGGTCCTTTAAGTCTTAGGGTTTACCTAGATCGGTCGCCCTCAAAGGTGAGGCCCCGAGTACACCTGGCAGATATCAAATTCGGCCTTAGACTCGAAAAATTCGATTACATGAGGAGTTCGATTAATGTTTAAAAATGCAGCAGAAGTTTTTGCTTACATCAAGAAAGAAGATGTAAAGCTCGTCGATGTTCGCTTTACCGATCTACCCGGTATTCAGCATCACTTCAACGTTCCAGTTGAATCATTCGATGAAGCAGTTTTCACTGATGGCCTAATGTTCGATGGTTCATCAATCCGCGGATTCCAGTCAATCCACGAATCAGATATGAAGTTGCTGCCAATTCCATCTTCAGCATTTATCGATCCATTCCGCTTGGAAAAGACACTAGTCATTCTCTTCTCTGTCCATAACCCATCTGATAACTCTCCTTACTCACGCGATCCTCGTGGAGTTGTCGCTAAGGCTGTCGATTATTTGAAGTCAACTGGAATTGCAGATCAGGCTTTCTTCGCGCCTGAAGCTGAGTTCTACGTTTTCGACGCAGTGCGCTTTAGCACTGGAATCAATGAGTCTTTCCACCACATCGATTCTTATGAAGGTGCTTGGAATACCGGCATCGTCGCAGACCCAGATGGAACACCAAACCGTGGATACCGCACACGCGTCAAGGGTGGATATTTCCCTGTTTCACCAACTGATCAATTCGCAGATCTTCGCGATGAGATGGTTATGGAACTCGGTCGCGCTGGCTTGCTAGTTGAGCGCTCACACCACGAAGTTGGTACCGCAGGACAGATGGAAATTAACTACCGCTTTACCGACATCCTCAGCGCCGGCGATGAATTGATGAAGTTTAAGTACATCATTCGAAACGTTGCCTGGGAAGGTGGCAAGACTGCAACCTTTATGCCAAAGCCACTTTTCGGTGATAACGGTTCAGGTATGCACGTTCACCAATCACTTTGGAAAGATGGCAAGCCACTCTTCTTCGAAGCAGGAACATACGGAGATCTCTCCGATATGGCTCGTTGGTATATCGGCGGGCTCTTGAAGCACGCTCCATCACTTCTTGCATTCACCAACCCAACTGTTAACTCATACCGTCGTTTGGTTCCAGGTTACGAAGCGCCAGTAAACCTCGTTTACTCAGCGCGTAACCGTTCTGCATGTATCCGTATTCCAATTACAGGTTCATCACCAAAGGCAAAGCGCATTGAGTTCCGTTGCCCAGATCCATCATCAAATCCATATTTAGCATTCGCCGCAATGTTGATGGCCGGTATCGATGGAATCGTTAACAAGATCGAACCACCTGCTCCAGTTGATAAGGATCTC is part of the Candidatus Planktophila lacus genome and harbors:
- a CDS encoding DUF4191 domain-containing protein; this encodes MFKKKAKEPKVKKVRFKTFRDAYSVTKSVKPWIGAGIFGVFAITWSIGISTGLVVGHPIYLGFVSLPVAALAAMFFFTRIAASAAYVSIEGQIGAGASVLMAIRKGWVTTPAVAVTKNQDMVHRSIGRAGIVITGEGTQAVRMMLQDERKRSERFAPGVPVTEVYVGDGPGQVPLRKLQKHLTKLPKKLSAHQMREVRARFKAVGGMSIPIPKGPMPKGVRIPKR
- the glnA gene encoding type I glutamate--ammonia ligase produces the protein MFKNAAEVFAYIKKEDVKLVDVRFTDLPGIQHHFNVPVESFDEAVFTDGLMFDGSSIRGFQSIHESDMKLLPIPSSAFIDPFRLEKTLVILFSVHNPSDNSPYSRDPRGVVAKAVDYLKSTGIADQAFFAPEAEFYVFDAVRFSTGINESFHHIDSYEGAWNTGIVADPDGTPNRGYRTRVKGGYFPVSPTDQFADLRDEMVMELGRAGLLVERSHHEVGTAGQMEINYRFTDILSAGDELMKFKYIIRNVAWEGGKTATFMPKPLFGDNGSGMHVHQSLWKDGKPLFFEAGTYGDLSDMARWYIGGLLKHAPSLLAFTNPTVNSYRRLVPGYEAPVNLVYSARNRSACIRIPITGSSPKAKRIEFRCPDPSSNPYLAFAAMLMAGIDGIVNKIEPPAPVDKDLYELEGAEAAAIPQVPGSLDAVLDSLEKDHEFLTKGGVFTEDLISTWIEWKRKNEVDYVRLRPHPAEFELYFDI
- a CDS encoding RDD family protein, yielding MKHQISLGRRLLGLTIDWLMCYAIAFGLIGDTTWTLAVFFIETFLLTALGGATAGHRAIRVKVVNFQSGTNPTLRQSFIRTILLCLVVTAITYDENGRGLHERFSGTKLLDLRKPTF